Within Quadrisphaera sp. DSM 44207, the genomic segment CAGGCGGGCGGCGTCCTGCGGGGGCAGGTCCAGCCAGGTGGCGGCGAGCACGCGCAGCGCGTGCCCGTGGCCGACGAGGACGACGTCGCCGTCGGCGAGGTGGGCGCGACGCCGTCGCGGAAGGCGCGCCAGTCGTCCCCGCTCTCGGCGCGGATCTCGTCGCTGGTGCGCCCCTCGTACGCGCCGTAGTCCCACTCGACCAGGTCCGGGTCGAGCAGGTCCGGGTCGAGCGCGCCGTCGGCGCCGGGGGTGAGCAGCCCGGCGAGCTCGGCGGTCAGCCGCGCCCGCTGCAGGGGAGAGGTGCGCACCACGGCGGGGGCGCGTCCGCGCAACAGCGTGCGCAGCAGCGCGGGCAGGGCCGCGGCCTGGGCCTGGCCGGTCTGATCGAGGGGGACGTCGCTGAGGCCGGTGTGGCGCCCGGTGGCGGACCAGGCGGTGCGACCGTGGCGCACGAGCACCACCCTGCCCTCCTGCCTGCCCTCCTGCCTGCCCTCCTGCCTGCCCTCCTGCCTGCCCTCCTGCCTGCCCTCCTGCCTGCCCTCCTGCCTGCCCTCCTGCCTGCCCTGCTGGGGGTGCGCGCTCGGTGGCTGCTCGGCCGGTGGTCGTGCGCTGCTCGCGTCGGGAGAGGTGGCGTCGGGAGTCACCGCGGGAAGGCTAGGCGCGCTCCGTACGATGCGCAGCCGTGGGGGCGCGGTGACCGGCTGGCTGGCGTGGACCACGGGGCTGCTCGCCGCCGGTGTGGGGCTGCTCGCGCTGGTGGCCACCGTGCGCGGGCGGCGCATCGACGACGTGCAGCTGCTCTCCTCGGCGCTGCTGGAGGTGGCGCTGATCGCGCAGGGCGTGGTGGGCGCGGTGCTGCTGGCGCGCGGGCAGCGGGAGGTGGACCCGCTGCTGTTCGGGGGGTACCTGGCGACCTCGGTGGTGCTGATGCCGGTGGGCGTGCTGTGGGCGCTGGGGGAGCGCACCCGGTGGGGCACCGGCGTGCTCGCCGTGGCGGCGCTGGCGACGGCGGTGCTGGTGGTGCGTCTGGTGCAGGTCTGGAGCGCGGGTGCCTGAGCCGTACCCCGAACCGACGCGAGAGCCGGTGCGTGGGTCGGCCCCGGCGTCCGGCTCGGCCCCGGCGTCCGGGTCGCGCGGCGTCCGCGCGCTGCGGCACGGGCCCGGGCGGGTGCTGATCGCGGTGTACGCCGTCTTCGCGGTCTCGGCCAGCGCCCGGGCGGGGGTGCAGCTGGTCGAGCACCTCGCGCGGGCGCCGCTGGCGTACGCGCTCTCCGCGGTGGCGGCGCTGGTGTACGTGGTGGCCACGGTGGCCCTCGCCCGCGCCACGCCGGCCTCCCGCCGGGTGGCGCTGGTCGCGGTGGGCGTGGAGCTGGTCGGGGTGCTCGGCGTGGGTGCCTGGAGCGTGGTGGACCCGGCCTCCTTCCCCGACGCGACGGTGTGGTCGGGCTTCGGCAGCGGGTACGGCTACGTGCCGCTGGTGCTGCCGGTGCTCGGCCTGCTCTGGCTGCGGGCCGCGGACGGGCAGGGACGGGCTCAGCCGAAGTAGTGGCCGGCGTCCAGGTCCTGCAGGAGCCCGGGCTGCACCGGCCTCCACCCGAGCAGCTCGCGGGTGAGGGCGCTGGAGGCGGGCTGGTCGACGCGCAGCAGCGCTCCCAGGAAGCCGAACTGCTCGGCCGGGACGGGCGCCGTCGGCAGGTGCAGGTGGCGGCCGATCACGGCGGCGATGTCGCGGACCGCGACGGCCTCGTCGGCGACCGCGTGCAGCACCGATCCCGCGGGGGCCGCTTCGGCCGCGAGGCGGAACAGGCGCGCGGCGTCCAGGACGTGCACCGCGGGCCAGCGGGCGGACCCGTCGCCGACGCAGCCGGCGACGCCCTGCTCGCGGGCGATGGCGATCAGGCGGGGGAGGAACCCGGAGGCGTCGCCGTCGCCGTGCACCGAGCGGGGCAGGCGCACCACGCTGGAGCGGACGCCGCGCGCTGCCGTGGCCCGCGCGGCCCGGGCGGTGGCGATGCGGGCCGCGGCAGGGCCGCCGGTGGCGGGCTCGTCGTGCTCGGTCGCCGCACGCCCGGGCACCGCGGGGGTTCCGGACGCGATGACCAGGGCCCTGCCGGTGCCCTCGAGCGCGGCCCCCAGCGCCTGCACGACGCGCGCGTCGGCGCGCACCGAGGCCTCGAACCGACTGAAGTCGTGGTCAAACGCGAGGTGGACGACCGCGTCGGTGCTCCTCGCCCCGGTGCGCAGGACGTCCAGGTCCTCCAGGTCCCCGCGCAGGACCTCGGCGCCGGCGGCGGCGATCGTGGCGGCCGAGGCGTCGGAGCGGGCGAGCCCGAGCACCGAGTGACCCGCGCCGAGGAGCTCGGGGACGACGGCGGAGCCGATCCACCCGGACGCGCCCGTGACGAAGACCTGCATGACCGCTCCTTCGCTCGCTCGCCCGAGACGGGCGAGCGGATCCATGAGATCGACGGTGTGACGAGACCGGCGAGGTGACGAGACCGACGATGTGACGAGACTGAGTGCCGTGACCGTACCAGTTGACGGGACTCGATGCCATCACTCGGGGCGCTCGCGTAGGATGGCGCGGTGGGCCGGTGGGATCCGAACGCGCGCGAGCGCCTCGAGAGCGCGGCCCTGGCCCTGTTCGTCGAGCAGGGGTACGAGGAGACGACCATCGCCCAGATCGCGGACCGCGCCGGGCTGACCCGCAGCACCTTCTTCCGCCACTTCGCGGACAAGCGCGAGGTCGTCTTCGGCGGGCAGGACGTGCTCGCCGACCTCCTCGCCGGCGCCGTGCGCGATGCTCCTGCCTCGGCGAGGACGATCGAGTGCCTGGCGGCGGCGCTGGACACCGCCGCTCTCGCCTTCACCCCCGAGCGGCACGCGCTCGCCCGCCAGCGCCGGTCGGTGGTCGCGGCCACCAGCGAGCTGCAGGAGCGGGAGCTGCTCAAGCTCGCCCGGCTGTCCTCGGCGGTCGCGGACGCGCTGCGCGCCCGCGGAGCGGAGGAGATGAGCGCGCGCCTGGGCGCCGAGCTCGGCGTCCTCGCCGTCACCACCGCCTTCGCGCGCTGGGCGGCCGCCGAGGACGCCCCGCCCTTCGCCGAGATCGCGCACGCGACCCTGCACGACCTGCGCGTGCGCGCCGCAGCCCTCGGCGCACCGGCCGACGTCGGAGCCTGACGCTCCGTCCGGGAAGCGCACCGGGCGTCCTGCGACCGGCTCCGCGCTGTACTGATAACGGAACCGTGCACCAGAAAACCTCCACCTGGGGGTGTCAGAGAACAGCACCGACGGCCGGGGACCTATCCGAGACGCGTGCTTTCCGGTGCGAGGGAGGTGCAGAGAAGACGTCGCGGTCCGAAGGGACGAGCGCGCGGGCTGGAGAGGCGGTGAGGAAGCGGCGACGACCTGCGAGGGGAAGGAGCGGGCCGGGGTGCTCGGACGGTCGTCAGAGCTGGCGTCGTCAGAGCTGGCGTCGTCAGAGCTGGCGTCGTCAGAGCTGGCGGTAGCGGGCGTAGGAGCGGACCTCGTGGGTGCTCAGCCCGTGCAGCTGCGGCGCTCGGGGGTCCAGGGCGACCAGGGTGGTGGTGAAGGCCAGGCGCAGGCCGCGGGCGCTCAGGGGCAGGCCGGCGGGGCGCAGCGCGCCGGTGCGGTGGTCGGTAGAGGGGCGCACGCGCACCCACAGGGCGCTGGGCTCGCCGCCGCGCAGCGAGCTCAGGACGGTCTGGCGGGCGTCGAGCCAGGCGGTCACGGCGCGCTGGGCGGGGGAGGGCAGGGCCCAGGAGCCGCTCTGCTCGGGCACGTCGATGCTCAGGCGGCCTGCGGCGACGGCGGTGACGGGCACGGCGGCCAGGACGTCCTCGCGGGAGCCGGACAGGGCCAGCAGGTGCACGTGGGCGCAGAAGCGGCTCCACACGGCCGGCAGGACGCCGGAGGGCAGCGCGTCGGGGTCGGCCAGGGACAGCAGCTGGCGCACGCGAGGGGAGTCGGCCAGCGCGGGCCCGATCGGGGTGCCGAGCTTCAGGACCGGGCGCAGCGCCTCGAGGGTGCCGGGGGCGGCGCCGGCGTGCTGCTCGGCGTAGGCGGCCAGGGCGCGCACCGCGGAGGCGCGGGCGCGCAGCCCGGGCAGGGAGGCCGGACGCGGCCCTGAGCCGGCCGAGGCGAGCCAGTCGGCGACGAGGTCGGGGTCCAGGACGCTGCGCTCGGCCCTGCGCCCGGCCCTGCGCCAGGCCTCGTGCCCGGGGCCGCTGCGGGGTGCGCCCTGGGAGCCCTGGGCGTCGTGGCCGATGTCCTGGCCGATGTCCTGGCCGGTGTCCTGGCCGATGTCCTGGCCGGTGTCCTGGCCGGTGTCCTGGGGCTGGTCGGTGCCGGCCAGCGGTCCGGGCGCCGGGAGGAGGCCGGGCAGCTCGGGCAGCTCGGGGTCGTCCTCGCCGTGCGCGTCGAGCTCCTGGTGGTCCAGCAGCTCGCGCAGGGCCCAGGAGCGCTGGCGGCGGGTGGAGTCGGGGCCGCCGATCAAGGAGGCCAGGTACCGCTCGACCAGGGCTGCATCACCGGGCACGCTCATCCCCTCATGATAACGGAACCATGCTGTCCAACATTTGCTCACCCCGCTCGTGCTCCCCCCACTACCACCGCCACCCACCTGGCGACGTCGATGATGGATGTAGCGCCGCGCGGGTCCTTTTGGTGGGACCGTCTGGGGAGGATCACCATGCTTCCGTTATCAGTTGGGGGGTCGTGGTGGAAGGACGTCTCAGAGGTCGACCTCGAGGTGGGGGAGGAGCACGGCGCAGCCCTGCCGCGGCGGCCTGCAGACGTGCGCCAGGCGGTGTCACACCTGCGCCAGCCGACCCGCACAGCCCGCCGCGGGGGTAGCGCCCGCGCAGCGCGCGTGGTGGCGTGATCCCCACCGGTCAGGCGCACCGCCCACGACGCCGCCCGCCGCGCGGCCCGTTGGCACAGGCCCCGCGGCGGTCCTCAGCGCCCGCGACGCCGCACCACGCCGAGAACGACCCGCACCACGCCGAGAACGAGCCGTACGAGCAGGGCCCGCAGGGCGCAGCCGACAGGGGAGAAGCACGTGACCAACACCAGCGAGGACGTCCGAGGCACCCAGCCCGAGCACGCTGCGAGCAGCAGCGGCGAGGGCGGCGAGGAGGTCTCGGGCATCGACGCCGGCGAGCTGTTCACCCCCGCCTTCACCGCCGACCCGTACCCGACCTGGGCGCGGGTGCGCGAGTCCACGCCGGTGTGCCCGGTGCGCTCCCCGCGCTTCGACTCCTTCTTCATCACCCGCTACGACGACGCCAAGGCCGCGCTCTCCGACGCCCGCCTGAGCAAGGACCTGTACGGGCCGCGCCAGGACTACCTGAAGTTCTTCGGGCCCAACTCCGCGCTGCTGAACCAGAACATGCTCAACTCCGACCCGCCCGAGCACACCCGCCTGCGCCGCCTGGTCACCCAGGCGTTCACCCCCCGCCGGGTGGAGGCGCTGCGCCCGAAGGTCGAGCGCGTCGTCGACGACCTCATCGACGCCTTCGCGCCCACCGGGCGCGCGGAGCTGATGGAGGACTTCGCCTTCCCCCTGCCGGTGACCGTGATCAGCGACCTGCTCGGGGTGCCCGAGCAGGACCGCACGCACTTCTTCGAGGTCACCCACATCATCCGCAGCCGCGGCGGCGCCGGGCGCGGCACCGAGGAGGACCGCCTCGCCGTGCAGAACGCCCAGCAGCAGCTGGCGGACTACCTCTCGGACCTGATCGCCCGCAAGCGGGAGCAGCCGCAGGACGACCTGCTCACCGCCCTGATCGCCGCCCGCGACGAGCAGGCGCGCCTGTCCGAGCGGGAGCTGGTCTCCACCGCCTTCCTGCTGCTGTTCGCCGGGCACCAGACCACCTCGGACTTCCTCGGCAACGCCGTGGTGGCGCTGCTGACCAACCCCGAGCAGCTGGCGCTGCTGAAGGCCTCCCCGCAGCTGCTGCCGGCCGCGGTGGAGGAGCTGCTGCGCTTCGACGGCTCGGTGCCCATCGCCAGCCCCCGCATCGCCACCGAGGACGTGGAGTACGGGGGAGTGCACATCCCCGCCGGCTCCATCGTCACCGTGGCCATCAACGCGGCCAACCACGACCCGGCGCACGCGCAGGACCCCGACGTGCTGCGCCTGGACCGCGAGGACACCTCCCACATCGCTTTCGGGCACGGCATCCACTTCTGCCTGGGCATCTCCCTGGCCCGCATGGAGATCCAGGTGGCTCTGGCCGGGCTGCTGCGCCGCCTGCCCGACCTGGCCCTGGCCGTGCCCGCCGAGCAGGTGCGCCGCCTGCCCGGGGCCTCCCCGTTCCGGGGGCTGCTGGAGCTGCCGCTGCGCTTCACCCCGGTGCCCGTCGGCGCCGCAGCCAGCGCCTGAGAGCCCACCCCGCACCGACCGCACCGACCGCACCGATCCCACCCACAGGAGCAGTCATGGTCTTCCGTCCGTTCCGGAACGTGATCGTCTGCCGCATGGTCCCCGGCAGCGAGGACGAGGTCGGGCCCGTCTTCGCCCACTACGACCCGCTCACCCGCCCGCAGGACCTCGGGGTCATCGGGCGGATCCTGCTCTCCCACCACGACCTGTACCTGCACGTGATCGAGCGCAAGGAGGACCCGGCGGTCTCGGGTCAGCGTCGCGGGCTGCCCGCCTTCCAGGACATCGCCGAGCAGATCGCCCCGTACGTGACGCCGTACCCGAGCTACTGGCAGAACCCCTCGCACTCGGTGGCCAAGCCGTTCTACTCCTGGGTCCCCGAGGGGGAGGTCTCACCCGACCGGGAGCTGACCGTGATCGTGCAGCGGATGAAGCCCGGCGCCGAGGACGACGTCGCCCGCGTCTTCGCCGACTCCGACGCCGGAGGGCTGCCCACCGAGACCGGGGTGACCGGGCGCTGGCTGTACTCGATGGAGGACGTCTTCGTGCACCTGCTGGAGCAGGACAAGGAGAAGGCCGCGGCCGTGCGGGCCAACCACGAGTCGCACCGGCCGGCGTTCGCCAAGATCATGCACGACCTGGCTCCCTACCTCAGCCCCTACCGCCCGGAGACCTGGCAGAGCCCGAGGGACTCGGTGGCCACGCCGTTCTACCGCTGGCAGGCCGAGGACTGGAACCCCGAGGACGACGCATCCAGGACCGACGCGGCGACGACCACGGCCTGACGCCTGACGCCCGGGGGCACGCCTTTCGGGCACGGCCTCGGGCTCCAGGCACGGCTTTCGGCACTCCAGCACGACCACGGCGCTGGCACGGCGCTGGTGGAGTCCGCGGCGGA encodes:
- a CDS encoding SDR family oxidoreductase, yielding MQVFVTGASGWIGSAVVPELLGAGHSVLGLARSDASAATIAAAGAEVLRGDLEDLDVLRTGARSTDAVVHLAFDHDFSRFEASVRADARVVQALGAALEGTGRALVIASGTPAVPGRAATEHDEPATGGPAAARIATARAARATAARGVRSSVVRLPRSVHGDGDASGFLPRLIAIAREQGVAGCVGDGSARWPAVHVLDAARLFRLAAEAAPAGSVLHAVADEAVAVRDIAAVIGRHLHLPTAPVPAEQFGFLGALLRVDQPASSALTRELLGWRPVQPGLLQDLDAGHYFG
- a CDS encoding TetR/AcrR family transcriptional regulator, which gives rise to MGRWDPNARERLESAALALFVEQGYEETTIAQIADRAGLTRSTFFRHFADKREVVFGGQDVLADLLAGAVRDAPASARTIECLAAALDTAALAFTPERHALARQRRSVVAATSELQERELLKLARLSSAVADALRARGAEEMSARLGAELGVLAVTTAFARWAAAEDAPPFAEIAHATLHDLRVRAAALGAPADVGA
- a CDS encoding cytochrome P450, encoding MTNTSEDVRGTQPEHAASSSGEGGEEVSGIDAGELFTPAFTADPYPTWARVRESTPVCPVRSPRFDSFFITRYDDAKAALSDARLSKDLYGPRQDYLKFFGPNSALLNQNMLNSDPPEHTRLRRLVTQAFTPRRVEALRPKVERVVDDLIDAFAPTGRAELMEDFAFPLPVTVISDLLGVPEQDRTHFFEVTHIIRSRGGAGRGTEEDRLAVQNAQQQLADYLSDLIARKREQPQDDLLTALIAARDEQARLSERELVSTAFLLLFAGHQTTSDFLGNAVVALLTNPEQLALLKASPQLLPAAVEELLRFDGSVPIASPRIATEDVEYGGVHIPAGSIVTVAINAANHDPAHAQDPDVLRLDREDTSHIAFGHGIHFCLGISLARMEIQVALAGLLRRLPDLALAVPAEQVRRLPGASPFRGLLELPLRFTPVPVGAAASA
- a CDS encoding TcmI family type II polyketide cyclase, encoding MVFRPFRNVIVCRMVPGSEDEVGPVFAHYDPLTRPQDLGVIGRILLSHHDLYLHVIERKEDPAVSGQRRGLPAFQDIAEQIAPYVTPYPSYWQNPSHSVAKPFYSWVPEGEVSPDRELTVIVQRMKPGAEDDVARVFADSDAGGLPTETGVTGRWLYSMEDVFVHLLEQDKEKAAAVRANHESHRPAFAKIMHDLAPYLSPYRPETWQSPRDSVATPFYRWQAEDWNPEDDASRTDAATTTA